The Heyndrickxia acidicola sequence CCGGCAGCAGCCGTCATTAATACAGCTATTCTGGTATTCAGGGAAGGCCTGGAAGCGATCTTGGTGTTAGCTGCCATCATCTCAGGGCTGATTCGCAAAAAACAGGATAACTACTGGAAGCCAATTTCAATTGGAGCTGGCGTTTCGTTTATCGCGACTCTGGCAACATGGTTTGCGGTTGTCGCAATTATTGCTTCTGTGAACGCTTCTCAATTAAACATACAGGCATTTACAGGTGTTCTTGCAGTGGTTGTTCTGCTAATCATTCTGAATTGGTTCTTCCATAAAGTATATTGGACTGGCTGGATTGGATTACATAACCGTAAAAAGCAGCAGTTGATAACCAGTGATACAGGAGTATCAACAGGTGCTTTCTGGTCACTGTTCTTAGTTGGCCTCACATCGGTTTACCGCGAGGGCTTTGAAGTGGTTCTTTTCCTGCAAAACCTGAGACTAAAGGTTGGTGACGATATTATCCTTCAGGGTACTTTGATAGGTTTAGCCTTAACACTTATGGTCGGAGTTCTTACCTTCTTGTTCCAGAAAAAGCTTCCTCACAAGAAAATGCTTGTATTCACTGGTGCTCTTTTAGTAATGGTGCTTGCCGTTATGGTCGGAGAGACGGTTCAGGAAATGCAGCAAGCCGGCTGGATGGCAACAACCCCGATCGGTGTTGAATTCCCTGACTGGATCGGAGTATGGTTCTGTGTATTTTCAAATGTGCAAGGCCTGTCCCTGCAAGCAGTTGCCGTCGTCTATGTACTCGGTTCCTACTTCCTTCAGCGCTACCTGACAAAGCGCAAAGCGTTAAAAAGGCTGGAAGCAGCAAATACGCTGGAAGCAAAAACAATGTAATAATTAAAATGTGCCCGCCTAATGGCGGGTTTTTATTTTGGAAAAAAGATGTGTAACATGCTGATGAAGGCCCAGTCATTTACAAAATCCGCAAGCCATCTTAGAAATCCGTTAAATAATAATCAGTAGGAGAAAGCAAATAGGCAAATACTTAAAGGAGTCATGAAAAAAATATTGACCTCGACCTTAGTTTAGGGTGTATCGTTGTTTTTAAAGATAGGAGGATACTCATATGGGAAAATTCGCTTTTGTTACATGCGCTAATATAGGGATTGGATATGATATTGTTCGGCAGCTGGCAGAGAAAGACTATCATGTCTTTTTAAAAGCACGATGAATTATACGATTGGACAAGCCGCAGAAATGAATCAGCTATCCATTTCTCAATTGCGCTATTATGATAAGCAGGGTCTGCTGCCTTTTTTAAAACGAAATGAAAAAGGAGACCGGGTTTTCGATGAAGGATCTCTTAAATTTTTGGAAATGATTCTGTGTCTAAAAAATACGGGAATGCCCCTTAGAGAAATTAAACAATTTGTTGAATGGAACATGAATGGAGAAGACACACTTCCGCAACGGCTGGACATGATGAAAAAGCAGGAAGCCATCGTTCTCAAGCAAATTCAGGAGACGGAGAAGCATCTGAAAAAAATTCGTGAAAAAATAGCGAGATATGAACGGGAAATGGATACGAACTAAAGAGACGTGTGCCAAATAGGCATACGTCTTTTATTGAGGAGCTTACAAGCAATAACAAACGTAAAATTATTATAACCACTGTATATCCGAGGTAGCCTTGAACTGTGCAATCACAAGGTCGGCCAGCTCATCCGGCGGAAGGTCCTTTTTATTTTGAATCCATTGAATGAGGATGTTGGTCGCGGCCCCTGTCCGAATGGCTAAAAAATAGTCAAAGCGGCGGCTGATCAGCTGGGCAGAATCAGACATGGGAAGCTGTTTTGAAAAGGCGGTAAATAATTGTGTAAAGGAGTGTGCAAAAATATCCATGCGTTTGGCCTGGATGAGCCGTTCGACTATATCGGAATGAGTATACCAATAACGCAAAAAGGGCTTGAAGAAGGGAACCGGCGTCTCGGTAAAGGCACCCTCCTGGCGATAGTATAAAAAGAGATACTCTTTTAGCTCATGAAAGGCTTCATCGCACTTCATCGAGAGGACATCCTCCAGGCTGTCAAAATAGCGGTAAAAGGTTGCGCGTCCAACCTGCGCTTTTGCAGCCAGCTCCTGCACGGTAATCGTATCAAAGGATTTTGTCTTCATTAATGCTGCCAGTGCATCATAGATCAGCTGGCAGGACTGGAAGGATCGCTTGTCGTTTTTTATGCGATACATATGGAGGCCTCCTGTTTCAGATGTCGTAATCGTATTGACTTCCTGTTTCTGAGTATATATTCTGTCAAATATATGAGTCAAATGTATCGTAATAAAAAAATAAGATACACTTGACTCACTTCATGTTATTCCAATATTGGGGAATAACAAGAAGAGATACTTTCCGATAAGCTTGGGAGAATCAGGAGGAGTCAGCGTGCGTGCATTAACCGGTTTTTCATTAAAAAATACTTTATTCATTCTATTGGTGATGCTGCTTATTCTGGTGGGGGGAGGCATTTCATCCACCAATATGGGGATTGAGCAATATCCGAATGTAAGCATACCTTATCTTTCTGTTCAAATTCCTTACATAGGTGCATCCTCCAAGCAAGTCCTGGATGACATTTCAAAGCCTCTGGAAGAGCAGCTTTCGGATGTGGATGGACTCCAGAATTTATACAGTACATCTGCCTCGAATGGGGCTCATCTGGTCCTTGAGTTTGACTTGAATACAGATATTAATAAAGCACAGGAAGAGGTGTACCAGGCACTCGACCGTGTGAAGCTGCCGGACAACGCCGGGGATCCCAAGGTTTCGAAGCTTGGTCCGACAAATCAGCCCATCTATACATTTTCCATTAGTAATTCATCGAAATCATCCTCTGATATCAGTGATGTTGTCCAGCAAAAAATTGTACCAAGCCTATCCACCATATCGGGTGTTTCCAATGTAGAGGTGGATGGGACAACAGATAAACAGATTTTTGTAAAAGTAGATCCCAATCGATTAAACGAATATAACTTGACTCTTGATAAAGTAAAACAGGCACTGCTCGCCAATAATGTGACGGCACCGACCGGCCAGGTCACCATGAACGGCAAGGAAATGAATGTACAGGTGAATCATGCCTTTAAAACACTGGATGATATTCGAAATATGAATTTAATACTCGTCAATCAGAATACTTCAGGAACGAAGGATGCTTTTAACAGTATGGGGAATGGCTTGAACCAAGTTGGCCAATCTCTAGGAACACTGGGAGAGGCTGTAAAGGGAAATACAGAAAGTGATGCGCTTTTGCAAAAAGAAATCAGCCTGATGAGTGCAATCAATCAGCTTTCCTCCCAAATGTTCCAAAACCAAACCCAATTGGCCCAGCTGAAGGCTCAGCCTCGTCTGGCAAGCAGTGCACAGGGAAAACAAAAGCAAGCAGCTTTAGCAAAAACAATTGCAGCGGAACAAAGTAAAATCTCTTCGCTTCAACAGCAGGTTTCTCTCATTCAATCACAGCTCAGCCAGTCTTCCAAACAAAGTGCTGATCAGCTGAATCAGCTGGGAAACCAGCCACAACCCAAGAAAACACAGACGCCAGGCAGTCCAGCTATATCGATATCGACGCTGCCTTTATCTAAAATTGCAGATGTCTCCCTGCAGGTCGATAATGGGGGCACGTATACACGACTGAATGGGAAGCCGGCAGTAGTGGCTGCTATTCAGCCGGATGCAAGTGGAAATACAGCGGATATTGTACAGTCTGTAAAGGCTAAGCTGGCAGGACTTGATTTGCCCAAGGGGTATCACATTGCCACTTTGCGAGACCAGTCAATTGAAATCAATCACTCGGTCCATTCCATGGTGCGGGAGGCCATCATGGGGGCAGTCATTGCTTCTGTTGTAACGATGCTGTTTTTAGGGAACCTTCGTACCACAATTGTAGCCATTCTTTCAATCCCGCTTTCTATTTTGGCTACCATGATTGTAATGAAGGCAATGGGATACACGCTCAATACTATGACATTAGCGGGCGTAGCTGTGGCGATTGGCCGGGTGGTGGATGACAGTATTGTCGTCATCGAAAATATTTACCGCAAAGCTAGAGAAGCCATTGCCGGCAAATCATTAGGCAATGAATTTATTTTAGATTCCACCCAAGAAGTCGGGCAGGCCATCACCTCCTCGACCATTACTACCATTGCTGTGTTTCTTCCCATGGCGTTTGTGCCGGGAATTGTCGGGAAGTTTTTCGCCCCATTTGCCTGGAGTGTGGTGATTTCCATTGCCTTTTCGCTATTGATTGCATTAACAATTGTGCCGATTCTATCCAAACTCTTTTTGGCAAAAGTAAAGCCGATTGAAAAACAAGATAATGTTCTTCAGCGCTTTTATGAAAATGTTCTTTACTGGGGGCTTCAGCACCGCTGGCTCGTTGTGAGCTTGGCAGCCGTCCTGCTTGTGGGAACGCTGGCGCTGGCTCCCAGGATTCCGGTTAACTTTTTTCCGGATGAGGCTGTGCAATATATCGATGTGAATACCACGCTTCCGAACGGAACCTCCATTGACAAAACCAACAGCCTGGCCAAGCAATTGGAGCAAAAACTTGCAGGGCAGAAGCAGGTGAAAAGCTATAACACTACAGTAAATTCAGGAACGATCAGCATACAGGTGACCTTAAAGAATCATGCAGATTCTACTGGTTTTCAGCAGGAGTTAAAAAAGCAAACCGATCATCTGGGGGAAGGCAGCGAGACCATGATTACTCCTGTCGGCGGTTCTCCTAGCTCCAACAGTTTTAGTATTATCGTGAACGGATCAGATTCAAAGGCGAGAACAAAAGGGGCACAAAACATCGAAAAAGCCCTTAAGCCGATACAAGGTGTAACAGGAATTACGTCCAATATTGAAGAGCAAACCCCGCAGGTCGAGGTGAGCATCGATGATAAAAAAGCTGCTGCACAAGGCGTGTATCCGGGAATGGCGGCAAGCGATCTGCATGACATGCTCAGCGGAACAGCCCTTATGAATGTGGAGCTTCAAGGACAAACAACGGGATTAAATGTCGGGCTGCAATCCGGTGACATGAATAAAATAAGCGTTATAGCCAATCAGAAAGTCACCAATATGGCGGGGCAGCAGGTGGCAATCAAGGATATAGGCAGTGTAAAACAGACCTTTGCACCTGCAGCCATTCAGCGTTTGAATCAGCAGGGTTATGACTCCTTAACCGTGATGATGGATTCAGCCAGAGCCTCAAAGGCCCAGCAGGACATTAAAAACACATTAGCAAAAATGTCCTTGCCAAAGGGTGTAAGCTATTCCTTTATAGGCTCAGCAGAAGAAATGAAACAAGGGTTCCATAACCTTGTTTACGCGATCGGCTTCAGTGTCATCCTTGTCTATCTTGTCATGATGCTGGCTTTCAGGGAACCGCTTGCCCCGTTATCGATTCTGTTTGCGCTGCCGTTTATCTTTGTGGGAGTTATCGCAGGCATTTTGATAACGCATGAATCATTGGGAATCCCGGCACTGGTAGGAATTTTAATGCTGGTGGGAATTGTGGTGACCAATGCCATTGTCCTCATCGATAAGGTCGAGCAAAATAAAAAGATATACGAAGACAAAACCCAGGCCATCGTAGAAGCCGGAAAAATCAGGCTGCGCCCCATCCTTATGACGGCGATTGCCACAGTCGGTGCGCTCCTTCCATTAGCTTTGTCTACAGAAGGGGGATTGATTTCCCGATCGCTTGCCATCGTGGTCATCTCAGGGCTGACCGCTTCCACCTTGCTAACACTGATCATTGTCCCTGTTTGCTACTCGCTTTTAACAGGCAGACGGAAATGAAGGGGCCGGCAATTTTTGCGGACTCCTCAATAGCTAGCTGGTCAAGAAATGCGGGTGTTTTTCGGGAAAATGCCGGCGCTTTTTGAGAAAACGCGGATGATTTTTTAAAAAATGCCGGTACTTTTCAAAAAAATGCAAAGAGAATCCGAAAGAATGCAAAAAACAAGCCCATCTGCAAGGAAAAAAAGCTCTCAGGAAGTGTGGATAGGTGCTATGATAATGAGGGAGAGCGCTTGGTGAAAACCTGATCTATATACAGGCAGAACCACGGGGAAGCTACGTTTCCCTTGACAAAAAAAGAGGAGGCCCGAATGAAGACGGAACAACACGAAATGGCTGCGGAATCCTGGATCTTGGATCGTTCAATACGACATGAAAAATGGATGATGATCCTATACAGTCTGCTGGTATCAATTGTTTTTTTACTGATTTGCACGGAATCCTCCCCACTCTATCCTTTCAATGATTGGGTCGATTCCAACGCCTTTTTTACGATGGGAAAGGGCATGATGCACGGAAAGGTTTTATATCGTGATTTATTTGAACAGAAGGGGCCTTATTTATATTTCATTCACGGGCTGGCGTATCTTTTGTCACATAAAAGCTTTTTGGGTGTGTATCTGTTCGAAGTGGCGTCGTTCACTATTTTTCTCTTTTTCTGTTATAAAATCATGTCCTTATTTTTACATAGTCTCTATTCTTTCGTTGGACTGCCCTTTGTTGCGGCCATTATTTTAAATTTGCAGAGCTTTTCCCATGGTGACAGTGCAGAGGAATTTTCACTGCCCTTTGTCGCAGCAAGCCTATATGCTTTTCTTCATTATTTTAAAAAGGACTATCCCGATCCTATCCGGTATAAAACCTTATTGGTCAATGGGATCTTAGCGGGAATCGTTTTATGGATCAAGTATTCTTTGCTTGGATTTTGGATTGGCTGGACGGCTGCATTGGGAATTTGCATGCTTGCACATAAGCAGTATGTAAGGGCGTTGTGGGGAGGTGTGCTTTTCCTTCTTGGCATGCTGATGGCAGCTCTGCCGTGGATTCTTTATTTTGGCATACATCATGCTATCCATGACTGGATTTATACGTATATCATCTTTAACGCCAAATATTATACTGTCCAATATACACTTTTAGGCAGATTAAAGCTTGTGTTTATGACCGTTCTGCTTAATCTCAGCTTGTATCCTTTCTTTGCGGTGATTGCCTGTATCGGAGTTCTTTTCTTTCTTTTAAAAAGATATCTGCCTTCTTTCATGGGCAGGGCGGGACTGGTTCTTTGTTTGCTGCTGTTAGCCCTGGGAGTTTATGCGGGCGGGAGAGGCTATGTCTATTATTTTCTTATCTTTTCTCCGTTTATCCTGTTCGGAGTGATTGTGATTCTGGACGGGCTGTCAATGAAGCTGAGAAACCGGTACACGCTCATGCTGGCGGGTGCTGTACTCCTTGTTTCGATTGCGCTTACTGCAGCCTTTAACCATAACACGTACATGATGGGGGTCAAGAAAAAGGATTTAGTGCAATACCGTTTTGCGTCTATTATTAATCAAACAAAGCATGCAACGGTGCTGAATTATAACTGCTTAGACTTAGGGATATATACGGTAACCGGCATTACCCCAAACGTGAAGTATTTTGAAAAACAAAACGTCGACTATGCGGAGTATCCAATGAATATGGATGCCCAGAACCGGTATGTCCGGGACAGGCTCGTCGATTATGTGGTGGTAAGAAAAAGCATGTCCTATATAAACCAGCATGTCCCATCGTTTCATCAGCAATATAAGCTCGTCAGCAAACAGGCGCAGCTCTACGAAGGAAAGATAAGTGAATACTGGCTTTTCAAAAGAAAATCATAACCAGACAGGCTGGTTGGAAAAGTGCAGGAACCCGTGGTGGGGGCCTGTGCTTTTTTGGGGGTGCACGCTTTAATGCATTAACGCAAAGAAGGGGTCTGACCCCTTTAGTGAAGTAAAGAGTTTGTTTTTGAGGAAATGCTTAGTGTTCGCACTGTTTTTTGTCATTATCACCCCCCTGTTAGAGAAAATACGTTCTACATTTGGAATCGGGGTCCAAAGAATGCGAATCAAGCCATATAGAGGTGGAGAGAGTGTGCTCGGAAAAGGAAATGTTGCACCAATTGTAAAGAATGTTGCAATCAAGCCAATAAATGTTGCACAAAAACGAAAAAACGTTGCAATAAAACGATAAAATGTTGCACAAAAACCCAGAAATGTTGCAAAGCCAGAAAAATAGCTCCCACCCATGGAAGTCACCAATCAAATTCCCCCCCTACCAAGGGCCCAGCCATCACCTGCGAGCAGCAAGCCTCAGCATCCGTTTCACTCCTTCCGTCATCACCATGCTTCCCCCAATGGAGAAAATCTCATGATACCCGAACTTCTTTAGGACGAAATACGCGCCTGATCCGAAAGCCAGGTCTATGATAAAGAACCGTTTAATGGATGAAATGTCTAGGATATAAATTTGAAACCCTTTATCATAATTTATTTTCAGCATCAAAGAGTCCTCTTTTTCACTTAAAATATGAAGCAGGAAGATTGTCTTAGTACCAAAAAGGCATGTATTCCGTTGCTTTCAGGGCCTCCTCCTTTTTAAAAATAGCTGCCTAACATGCAAAGAATCCTGCTGTATGTTACTTGTCATCGTGGTATCTTTTCGAAGGGAATTCACAAGTTTTAAATCATTTTTTTGGTCAAATAGTAACAAAGTTTTACGAAAAGAGCCCGCATAAAAATGATTATTCCTCTCTATTTGGTGGAAATATAAACTATCTTATACTTGTTAGGGGGATATAACTTGCCAGAAACGCAGCATATTGAGAGGCATTTTAGTGCTTCCGATACGATTAGAGATATTGTGATTGGCATGTCCGATGGGCTGACCGTTCCTTTTGCACTCGCAGCCGGCCTGTCTGGAGCGGTCCATTCAACGGGTCTGATTTTAACCGCAGGAGGAGCAGAGATTGCGGCCGGCTCGATTGCCATGGGCCTTGGCGGCTATCTTGCGGCAAAATCAGATGCAGACCACTATCGTGCAGAGCTGAAGAGAGAATATGATGAAGTCGAACGATTTCCAGAAAAAGAAGAGGAAGAAGTTAGAGAGGTATTCAGGGAATTTAATTTAGATGAGGCTCAAATTGAACCGATTGTCCAAAAACTGAGGCAGTCGCCTGATAAATGGGTGGATTTTATGATGCGTTTTGAGCTGGGTTTGGAAAAGCCCAATCAGTCCAGGGCATGGATCAGTGCTATCACAATAGCGGTATCCTATATCGTAGGCGGAATTATTCCCTTAATCCCTTACTTTATTGTGAGTGTTCCAAGTCAGGGACTTGTGGCCTCAGTCATCCTCACGTTGATCATTCTCTTTATTTTTGGCGGGGTAAAAGGACGGTTTACGGGTACACCGATTGTAAAAAGCGGTTTTGAAACGATGATTGTAGGCGGATTGGCAGCGGCAGCGGCTTTCTTGCTGGCAAGAAGTTTTTCCTAAAGGTATTTTTCGAAAAAGGCTCTTTTCGTATACTTTGTTGCTATTTGTATAATTGAATCTAGGATACACAGGCTTCAGGCTTGAAAACAAAATGATGCGTGATTCCTCACTTATTACGGATTTAACTATTTTTAGGAAAAATGACAATCTATGCGAAAACAGCCTCGAAAAAAATACACCCAAAAAAGTTATTGACCCTGGAAAAAATTGAATGTAATATTACCTTTGTGATATTTTTGTAACATAAATGTAACATTAGGGGGCTTTAATATGAAAAAAATGAAAAATCTACTTATTGTACCTGCAGCTGTGCTGACTTTATCTGTTGGCAGTTTAACTGCACAATCAACGATTTCTTCGGCTTCTGTTAAAAACGATGTTGCCGTAAAACAAGCAGTAAACAAAAATGTGGTAGATACAGCAAAGAGTTTAGCAGGCACACGGTACCTTAAGGGCGGAGATACGCCAAAAGGCTTTGATGCATCAGGATTTACACAGTATGTATTGAAGCATTCAACCGCTAATATCACGATTCCCCGCAAGATTAGCGATCAATGGAGCAAAGGAAAACACGTGAAGCAGTCGGAGCTGAAGCCGGGCGATCTTGTGTTTTTTAAAGAATACGGCAAAACACCTAATCTAGTAGGAATATACATTGGGAAAAATCAATTTGCAGCAACGACCGTAAAAGGCACGAAAATCTACTCGCTGTCTCAAACATATTGGAAAAATGCATTTGCCGGGGGAGTCCGCTATGATCACAGCGTGCCGTCAGCCGCTGTAACAAAATGGGTGGAGCATCACTATAAAAATAGTAAATTTTTAAGATATCCGCAAGTGACAGGCTTGGCCAGCAAAACGGCAGAACAAAAGATAAATGCTGCATTTTTAAAGCATATCCAAGGGTCTTATAAAGCCTATTTAGAAATGCTGAAAGAAGAGAAAAATGATCATACCAAGCATTTTCCTTATCAATATGATGTCTCTTATAAAGTGCAATATGCATCTGACAATCAATTAAGTCTATTATTCTATGACTATGAATACACAGGCGGAGCGCATGGAATGACAGCTGTAA is a genomic window containing:
- a CDS encoding TetR/AcrR family transcriptional regulator, whose product is MYRIKNDKRSFQSCQLIYDALAALMKTKSFDTITVQELAAKAQVGRATFYRYFDSLEDVLSMKCDEAFHELKEYLFLYYRQEGAFTETPVPFFKPFLRYWYTHSDIVERLIQAKRMDIFAHSFTQLFTAFSKQLPMSDSAQLISRRFDYFLAIRTGAATNILIQWIQNKKDLPPDELADLVIAQFKATSDIQWL
- a CDS encoding efflux RND transporter permease subunit, producing the protein MRALTGFSLKNTLFILLVMLLILVGGGISSTNMGIEQYPNVSIPYLSVQIPYIGASSKQVLDDISKPLEEQLSDVDGLQNLYSTSASNGAHLVLEFDLNTDINKAQEEVYQALDRVKLPDNAGDPKVSKLGPTNQPIYTFSISNSSKSSSDISDVVQQKIVPSLSTISGVSNVEVDGTTDKQIFVKVDPNRLNEYNLTLDKVKQALLANNVTAPTGQVTMNGKEMNVQVNHAFKTLDDIRNMNLILVNQNTSGTKDAFNSMGNGLNQVGQSLGTLGEAVKGNTESDALLQKEISLMSAINQLSSQMFQNQTQLAQLKAQPRLASSAQGKQKQAALAKTIAAEQSKISSLQQQVSLIQSQLSQSSKQSADQLNQLGNQPQPKKTQTPGSPAISISTLPLSKIADVSLQVDNGGTYTRLNGKPAVVAAIQPDASGNTADIVQSVKAKLAGLDLPKGYHIATLRDQSIEINHSVHSMVREAIMGAVIASVVTMLFLGNLRTTIVAILSIPLSILATMIVMKAMGYTLNTMTLAGVAVAIGRVVDDSIVVIENIYRKAREAIAGKSLGNEFILDSTQEVGQAITSSTITTIAVFLPMAFVPGIVGKFFAPFAWSVVISIAFSLLIALTIVPILSKLFLAKVKPIEKQDNVLQRFYENVLYWGLQHRWLVVSLAAVLLVGTLALAPRIPVNFFPDEAVQYIDVNTTLPNGTSIDKTNSLAKQLEQKLAGQKQVKSYNTTVNSGTISIQVTLKNHADSTGFQQELKKQTDHLGEGSETMITPVGGSPSSNSFSIIVNGSDSKARTKGAQNIEKALKPIQGVTGITSNIEEQTPQVEVSIDDKKAAAQGVYPGMAASDLHDMLSGTALMNVELQGQTTGLNVGLQSGDMNKISVIANQKVTNMAGQQVAIKDIGSVKQTFAPAAIQRLNQQGYDSLTVMMDSARASKAQQDIKNTLAKMSLPKGVSYSFIGSAEEMKQGFHNLVYAIGFSVILVYLVMMLAFREPLAPLSILFALPFIFVGVIAGILITHESLGIPALVGILMLVGIVVTNAIVLIDKVEQNKKIYEDKTQAIVEAGKIRLRPILMTAIATVGALLPLALSTEGGLISRSLAIVVISGLTASTLLTLIIVPVCYSLLTGRRK
- a CDS encoding FTR1 family iron permease — encoded protein: MLKKALNLRSGLIALSVLILIGVLVWQGVYFKGNPDPTAHHITPAAAVINTAILVFREGLEAILVLAAIISGLIRKKQDNYWKPISIGAGVSFIATLATWFAVVAIIASVNASQLNIQAFTGVLAVVVLLIILNWFFHKVYWTGWIGLHNRKKQQLITSDTGVSTGAFWSLFLVGLTSVYREGFEVVLFLQNLRLKVGDDIILQGTLIGLALTLMVGVLTFLFQKKLPHKKMLVFTGALLVMVLAVMVGETVQEMQQAGWMATTPIGVEFPDWIGVWFCVFSNVQGLSLQAVAVVYVLGSYFLQRYLTKRKALKRLEAANTLEAKTM
- a CDS encoding NlpC/P60 family protein, translating into MKKMKNLLIVPAAVLTLSVGSLTAQSTISSASVKNDVAVKQAVNKNVVDTAKSLAGTRYLKGGDTPKGFDASGFTQYVLKHSTANITIPRKISDQWSKGKHVKQSELKPGDLVFFKEYGKTPNLVGIYIGKNQFAATTVKGTKIYSLSQTYWKNAFAGGVRYDHSVPSAAVTKWVEHHYKNSKFLRYPQVTGLASKTAEQKINAAFLKHIQGSYKAYLEMLKEEKNDHTKHFPYQYDVSYKVQYASDNQLSLLFYDYEYTGGAHGMTAVTSLNFDAKTGKQYNLTDIVNTKSKILKVQEYAYQVLHKQYPDFVQKVSDVAINKNTQFYYTKGGIYLLFQEYDVAPYAAGNPVVKIPQSLYK
- a CDS encoding MerR family transcriptional regulator; protein product: MRYYDKQGLLPFLKRNEKGDRVFDEGSLKFLEMILCLKNTGMPLREIKQFVEWNMNGEDTLPQRLDMMKKQEAIVLKQIQETEKHLKKIREKIARYEREMDTN
- a CDS encoding VIT1/CCC1 transporter family protein, which codes for MPETQHIERHFSASDTIRDIVIGMSDGLTVPFALAAGLSGAVHSTGLILTAGGAEIAAGSIAMGLGGYLAAKSDADHYRAELKREYDEVERFPEKEEEEVREVFREFNLDEAQIEPIVQKLRQSPDKWVDFMMRFELGLEKPNQSRAWISAITIAVSYIVGGIIPLIPYFIVSVPSQGLVASVILTLIILFIFGGVKGRFTGTPIVKSGFETMIVGGLAAAAAFLLARSFS